One genomic region from Anopheles bellator chromosome 2, idAnoBellAS_SP24_06.2, whole genome shotgun sequence encodes:
- the LOC131209438 gene encoding zwei Ig domain protein zig-8-like — MQYIIIGGLFMLATFHFNERNAMAVNQHMATAQENRVVKKFSPHPYFDFDVPRNITTRVGQTAFINCRVEQMGDKSVSWIRKRDLHILSAGTAVYTSDERFQVIRSEKAENWTLQIKFAQQRDSGIYECQVNTEPKMSMAFRLNVVEAKAIILGPTDLYVKMGSIVTLTCIISQGPHDLGTIYWYRGSSLVQPVLLQSSDPSLAYPHRISVELKWTEALTSRLKILGAKLSDTGNYTCLPTSAEGSSVLVHVINGEHPAAMQRGCATTTNRNHRRSIQLLTAMLAVLLLALHGVLRGELGQPVPAGDGDRPPPRTPAPSTQLDSSGCKVIPRRPPGTISSSTAA; from the exons CTGTAAATCAACATATGGCGACGGCCCAGGAAAATCGAGTCGTTAAAAAATTTTCACCCCACCCGTACTTCGATTTTGATGTGCCTCGGAACATTACGACCCGCGTGGGACAAACGGCGTTCATCAACTGCCGGGTCGAGCAAATGGGTGACAAATCG GTCTCATGGATTCGGAAACGGGATCTACACATCCTGTCTGCAGGAACCGCCGTCTACACTTCAGACGAGCGCTTTCAG GTGATACGATCCGAGAAAGCAGAAAACTGGACGCtgcaaataaaatttgccCAGCAAAGGGACTCCGGCATATACGAGTGTCAGGTGAACACTGAGCCAAAGATGTCCATGGCGTTTCGACTGAACGTAGTAG AAGCGAAAGCCATTATCCTTGGACCAACGGACCTATACGTAAAAATGGGCAGCATCGTTACGCTGACGTGCATCATTAGCCAGGGACCACACGACCTAGGGACAATCTATTGGTATCGAG GATCGAGCCTCGTGCAGCCGGTACTACTGCAGTCTAGTGATCCATCATTAGCATATCCACATCGAATATCGGTTGAACTTAAGTGGACGGAAGCGCTTACATCACG TCTGAAAATTCTCGGTGCCAAATTGTCTGACACGGGCAACTATACGTGTCTTCCGACGTCGGCCGAGGGCAGCAGCGTACTGGTGCATGTGATAAACG GAGAGCATCCTGCGGCAATGCAGCGCGGATGCGCGACAACCACCAACAGGAATCACCGACGGAGCATACAGCTGCTCACCGCGATgctggccgtgctgctgctcgccCTGCACGGTGTCCTTCGGGGCGAGCTCGGGCAACCGGTGCCggctggcgacggcgacaggcCGCCGCCTAGGACCCCAGCGCCCAGCACTCAGCTCGACAGCTCGGGATGCAAAGTGATACCGAGGCGACCCCCCGGCACTATATCATCGTCAACTGCTGCGTAA